In the Halarchaeum grantii genome, one interval contains:
- a CDS encoding ArdC-like ssDNA-binding domain-containing protein — protein MSTTRDSSVSFDQTDTRSDEMNSTIEQWIDDLVAGVDDAQASEEFQEWLDVQSRFHDYSYRNTLLIKRQCPEASRVAGYRTWQEEFDRHVTEGESAIWIWAPIITKQCPECENSPSYHEDSGCEYDETPPEEWSEGLVGFKPAPVFDISQTEGEPLPDLDTEATGDAGDLVEQLTDAADDLGVTVRIVPAEEWTHGEAKGICEQLSLVDVQPLVEVRDRENEADLARTLIHEYAHALLHFDVDDDTERAKREVEAEAVAYVVGRYCGLDTSGSAFYLAAWESDDSEVVRERLGRISSTAEELIDVLESESSSQHS, from the coding sequence ACCGACACGCGATCCGACGAGATGAACAGCACTATCGAACAGTGGATCGACGACCTCGTCGCCGGCGTCGACGACGCGCAGGCCAGCGAAGAGTTCCAGGAGTGGCTTGACGTCCAGAGTCGCTTTCACGACTACTCCTACCGGAACACGCTCCTCATCAAGCGGCAGTGTCCCGAGGCGAGCCGGGTTGCAGGCTACCGGACGTGGCAGGAGGAGTTCGACCGCCACGTCACGGAGGGTGAGTCGGCCATCTGGATCTGGGCACCGATCATTACCAAGCAGTGCCCGGAATGCGAGAACTCGCCGAGCTACCACGAGGATAGCGGCTGTGAGTACGACGAGACGCCGCCCGAGGAGTGGTCCGAGGGCCTGGTCGGGTTCAAGCCCGCGCCGGTGTTCGACATCTCCCAGACCGAGGGCGAGCCGCTTCCCGACCTGGACACGGAAGCGACCGGGGACGCCGGCGACCTCGTCGAGCAGTTGACTGACGCCGCTGACGACCTCGGCGTGACGGTGCGGATCGTTCCAGCCGAGGAGTGGACCCACGGCGAGGCGAAGGGCATCTGCGAGCAGCTGAGCCTCGTCGACGTTCAGCCGCTCGTCGAGGTGCGTGATCGGGAGAACGAGGCCGACCTCGCGCGGACGCTGATTCACGAGTACGCGCACGCTCTGCTCCACTTCGACGTCGACGACGACACCGAGCGGGCAAAACGCGAAGTCGAGGCCGAAGCCGTCGCGTACGTCGTTGGGCGGTACTGCGGGCTCGACACGAGCGGATCGGCGTTCTACCTCGCTGCGTGGGAGTCGGACGATTCCGAGGTCGTTCGCGAGCGGCTCGGACGGATCAGTTCCACAGCAGAAGAGCTCATCGACGTGCTCGAAAGCGAATCCTCGTCCCAACATAGTTAA
- a CDS encoding MarR family transcriptional regulator, translating to MSTDLGTAEGMESRELVHFVTQQTRFALINNILQHPEQLPSMYELEELNPSVSEATVYKHVQKLIDAGIVKEVALDDDQRRQGYPWKFYGLTENGREFLDDHNLLAAEETLQQIYKTISDKPEKMVKYENAPRPEDA from the coding sequence ATGAGTACCGACCTGGGGACTGCTGAGGGGATGGAATCCCGCGAACTCGTTCACTTCGTCACCCAACAGACGCGGTTCGCGCTGATCAACAACATCCTCCAGCACCCCGAGCAGCTCCCCTCGATGTACGAACTCGAGGAGCTCAACCCCAGCGTGAGCGAGGCCACCGTCTACAAGCACGTCCAGAAGCTCATCGACGCCGGTATCGTCAAGGAAGTCGCCCTGGACGATGACCAGCGCCGACAGGGCTACCCGTGGAAGTTCTACGGGCTCACCGAAAACGGCCGGGAGTTCCTCGACGACCACAATCTCCTCGCAGCAGAGGAGACGCTCCAACAAATCTACAAGACCATCTCAGACAAGCCCGAGAAGATGGTCAAATACGAGAACGCCCCACGTCCGGAAGACGCGTAA